The Rhinolophus sinicus isolate RSC01 linkage group LG15, ASM3656204v1, whole genome shotgun sequence region ATGAAATAGGGTTCAAATGAGACAATCTTGACAAGAGTGATTGCACTGTGCCTCCAAAGGGGcccccaaataaaatatttcaagcttTTTGGTCTCCCTGAGGCCACCTTGGAGTCTCTTCAGTGGGGCTTAGTTGCTTGACCAAGTGATAGAAATCCTAGAGAAACTCAGGGCTCAAGAGAAGCAAATGTTTTTCCCCACTTACCAAAAAAGTGGCGAAGCTGTCAGGTTTTCCTGATGATCACTGGGGGGTTGGAATGTGAGAGAAGAAGGGTGTGGAACTTGAAAGTTAGAGTTTCACAATAGAGGCGAAGGGTAGGTAAGTCCTGAGCTTTAGGTTGGGGGTCCAGAGTTAGGAAGGTTTGTTCCCTCTTGTATAGGACAGTGAACTCCACTTTCTTTTAGGGCTGGGTCAGTTAGAACCAAAACAAACTAGAAACCTGGTTGCAACCCTATAAGCCCTGCTGATGCTCTCCCCCTTTGTTCCTGCAGTGTGGACCCGGTCAGCAGCCAGGCCATGGAACTCTCTGATGTCACCCTCATTGAGGGTGTGGGTAATGAGGTGACTGTGGTGGCAGGTGTGGTGGTGCTGATTCTGGCCTTGATCCTAGCTTGGCTCTCTACCTACGTAGCAGACAGCAGTAGCAACCAGCTCCTGGGCACTATTGTGTCAGCTGGCGACACATCCGTCCTCCACCTGGGGCATGTGGACCATCTGGTTGCAGGCCAAGGCACCCCAGAGCCAACTGAACTCCCCCATCCATCAGAGGGTAATGATGAGAAGGCTGAAGAGGCTGGCGAAGGTGGGGGAGACTCCACAGGGGAGCTTGGAGCTGGGGGTGGTGTGGAGCCCAGCCTTGAGCATCTGCTTGACATCCAAGGCCTGCCCAAAAGACCAGCGGGCCCAGAAAGCAGCAGTCCAGAAGTCCCTCTGAGATGTGAGGATAgcacctgcctgcctcccagccctggcctcaTCAACGTGCGGCTCAAATTCCTCAATGACACCGAGGAGCTGGCTGTGGCCAGGCCAGAAGATACCGTGGGTGCCCTGAAGAGGTGAGTGGACTGGAAAGTGGGAGGCTCTTCATACCCCATGTGCCCAGCTTTGGTTGCCTCAGGAGACTGGTATAGACGTGGGAGCTTCAAGGAAATGTCAGGTCCAGCCCCTCTCAGGGATGGGCGGGGTATTTTCTTGAAACCCACCCTTTAGTTCTCCCCCAGTGCCCTGCTTTGTTGGTCCAGGCCTGTTTGTCTTCTCATTCCTCAccctctgtctttccttctctttcctccttacAGTAAATACTTCCCTGGACAAGAGAGCCAGATGAAACTGATCTACCAGGGCCGCCTGCTGCAGGACCCAGGCCGCACACTGCGTTCCCTGAACATTACCAACAACTGTGTGATTCACTGCCACCGCTCACCCCCAGGGTCAGCTGTTTCAGGCCCCTCAGCCTCCCTGGCCCCCTCCTCAGCCACTGAGCCCCCCAGCCTTGGTGTCAGTGTGGGCAGCCTTATGGTGCCTGTGTTTGTGGTGCTGTTGGGTGTGGTCTGGTACTTCCGTATCAATTACCGCCAGTTCTTTACCGCACCTGCCACTGTCTCCCTGGTGGGGGTCACTGTCTTCTTCAGCTTCCTAGTATTTGGGATGTATGGACGATAAGGACATagggagaaaatgaaaggcaTGGTCTTCCTCCTTCATGGCCTCCCCCCTTTCCTGGCCAGAGCTGGGCCGAAGGGCTTGGGAGGGGGAGTGGAAAGGATGTGGTGGGTCCTTTTCCAAAGGACACAGGAGGCAGTTATAGGGCCTCCCCTTCACGTCCACGATACAGACATCCCTTCTGTGCAAGCACAACTCAGGTAGAAACAGGGATGTCATCTTCCTTCACTTTTAGGGTCCTGAAGCTCAGAGCCAAGCTGGTAGCCCAGCTCAGTGGGGAGCCTGGGCTCTGAGGGTTCCCTCCCAGCTGTGACCCTAGCTCTTCCCGTTGTCCTGCATGTGTGCTCCTCAGAGCTGCCTACCAGGGCAGCTCAGCATGGCCCCAGCATACTTCTGTAGGGCGTCTGGAGTATCTTTCAGTTCCTCAGTGGAATATCCATATTTTGAGACAAAAATCACACAGGCAGGAATGAAGATTGTATCAGCTTGCCCTATAGGCACCTAGccacctctcccttctccctccactTGTGTAGCAGGAATAGGGTGTTCTCCATGTTCTGGACAGTTTCCAGTGTTCTCCCTTTCTTCAAAGCactttgcttgtattttttttttatagtcctTTATAGAGCTCCATCAGGAAGGGGATTGGGGCACAAAGCCAAGCCCCCAGCATGGGGAGAGGCCCGGCCACAGCTGCTGCTACCCTAGGCCTAAGGGTGTAAGCAAGAGACAGCTCTGGCCCTCAGCCAGTGTGCTCCCCTGCCTAGCTCCAAGGACGAGCTGAGCTCAGGGCATGGAGCACTGAGCCCCAGGCCCTTGCCTCTGGGACTCTTGGAGGGTCAGTGTTTGTGACTGAATAAAGTTCCATTTTGTGGCTGTGGAGCCTCCTGTGACATTAAGAGAATGGCTTTGCTCTGCCCCCAGCAACATGGTAATGAGGGTGGGTAGGCCAGGCTACCAACGGGAGATGCAGTTTATTTACACCAGCAGCCATGGGGGCAGGGGAAATACACAGCGTTTACAAAGTTA contains the following coding sequences:
- the TMUB2 gene encoding transmembrane and ubiquitin-like domain-containing protein 2 isoform X1 codes for the protein MGPLSSRSLIEMDSVDPVSSQAMELSDVTLIEGVGNEVTVVAGVVVLILALILAWLSTYVADSSSNQLLGTIVSAGDTSVLHLGHVDHLVAGQGTPEPTELPHPSEGNDEKAEEAGEGGGDSTGELGAGGGVEPSLEHLLDIQGLPKRPAGPESSSPEVPLRCEDSTCLPPSPGLINVRLKFLNDTEELAVARPEDTVGALKSKYFPGQESQMKLIYQGRLLQDPGRTLRSLNITNNCVIHCHRSPPGSAVSGPSASLAPSSATEPPSLGVSVGSLMVPVFVVLLGVVWYFRINYRQFFTAPATVSLVGVTVFFSFLVFGMYGR
- the TMUB2 gene encoding transmembrane and ubiquitin-like domain-containing protein 2 isoform X2, with translation MISRHLQNNLMSVDPVSSQAMELSDVTLIEGVGNEVTVVAGVVVLILALILAWLSTYVADSSSNQLLGTIVSAGDTSVLHLGHVDHLVAGQGTPEPTELPHPSEGNDEKAEEAGEGGGDSTGELGAGGGVEPSLEHLLDIQGLPKRPAGPESSSPEVPLRCEDSTCLPPSPGLINVRLKFLNDTEELAVARPEDTVGALKSKYFPGQESQMKLIYQGRLLQDPGRTLRSLNITNNCVIHCHRSPPGSAVSGPSASLAPSSATEPPSLGVSVGSLMVPVFVVLLGVVWYFRINYRQFFTAPATVSLVGVTVFFSFLVFGMYGR
- the TMUB2 gene encoding transmembrane and ubiquitin-like domain-containing protein 2 isoform X3, yielding MELSDVTLIEGVGNEVTVVAGVVVLILALILAWLSTYVADSSSNQLLGTIVSAGDTSVLHLGHVDHLVAGQGTPEPTELPHPSEGNDEKAEEAGEGGGDSTGELGAGGGVEPSLEHLLDIQGLPKRPAGPESSSPEVPLRCEDSTCLPPSPGLINVRLKFLNDTEELAVARPEDTVGALKSKYFPGQESQMKLIYQGRLLQDPGRTLRSLNITNNCVIHCHRSPPGSAVSGPSASLAPSSATEPPSLGVSVGSLMVPVFVVLLGVVWYFRINYRQFFTAPATVSLVGVTVFFSFLVFGMYGR
- the TMUB2 gene encoding transmembrane and ubiquitin-like domain-containing protein 2 isoform X4 translates to MGPLSSRSLIEMDSVDPVSSQAMELSDVTLIEGVGNEVTVVAGVVVLILALILAWLSTYVADSSSNQLLGTIVSAGDTSVLHLGHVDHLVAGQGTPEPTELPHPSEGLPKRPAGPESSSPEVPLRCEDSTCLPPSPGLINVRLKFLNDTEELAVARPEDTVGALKSKYFPGQESQMKLIYQGRLLQDPGRTLRSLNITNNCVIHCHRSPPGSAVSGPSASLAPSSATEPPSLGVSVGSLMVPVFVVLLGVVWYFRINYRQFFTAPATVSLVGVTVFFSFLVFGMYGR